A single region of the Triticum dicoccoides isolate Atlit2015 ecotype Zavitan chromosome 2B, WEW_v2.0, whole genome shotgun sequence genome encodes:
- the LOC119363074 gene encoding protein PELPK1-like has translation MSNTMAPKNSAIFLLGLLLSCVAMSSAARILEETVPSQEEHQTEVPQIPKVELPPLPEVHLPPKPELPKVELPPVPEVHLPSKPELPKVELPPVPEVHLPPKPELPKVELPTFPEVHLPPKPEMPKVELPPKPEMPKVELPPKPEMPTVPVFHFPKPGAKP, from the coding sequence ATGTCTAACACTATGGCTCCGAAAAACTCAgctatcttcctccttgggcttcttctctcatGCGTGGCCATGAGTAGTGCGGCGAGAATCCTTGAGGAGACCGTTCCGTCCCAGGAAGAGCACCAGACCGAGGTGCCACAGATTCCCAAGGTAGAGCTTCCACCGTTACCGGAAGTACACCTTCCACCTAAGCCTGAGCTTCCCAAAGTGGAGCTGCCGCCGGTCCCGGAGGTGCACCTGCCATCTAAGCCTGAGCTTCCCAAGGTGGAGCTGCCACCGGTCCCTGAGGTGCACCTGCCACCCAagcctgagctgcccaaggtggagCTGCCGACGTTCCCGGAGGTTCACTTGCCACCCAAGCCGGAGATGCCCAAGGTGGAGCTCCCGCCGAAGCCCGAGATGCCAAAGGTGGAGCTTCCACCAAAGCCCGAGATGCCCACTGTTCCCGTGTTCCACTTCCCAAAGCCAGGGGCCAAGCCATGA